In Pectobacterium actinidiae, the DNA window CATCGACAGACCAGAAGCCATCTCACGGTGCGTTTGTGATTCCGTGGTACGTGCGCCGATAGCCGACCAACTGAACAAGTCACCCAGGTATTGCGGACTGTTCGGATCAAGCGCTTCCGTTGCCAGCGGCAGTCCCATATTTACCAGTTCTAATAGCAACCCACGCGCAATATGTAGCCCAGATTCCACATCAAATGAACCATCCATGAACGGATCGTTGATGAGCCCTTTCCAGCCCACCGTGGTACGCGGTTTTTCAAAATAAACGCGCATCACAATGTAGAGGCGATCGTTCAGTTCAGTGGCCAGCGACTGTAGGCGGCGCGCATATTCTAACGCAGCATCCGTATCATGAATCGAGCAAGGCCCACAGACGATCAGCAACCGATCATCACGACCATGAATGATATCCGCAATGGTTGCCCTCGCTTGCGCAATATCACGCTGCTCTGCATCGTTAAGCGGAAACTTGGCTTTCAATTCATCGGGAGTAATTAAAACCTGCTCTGCACTGATATTAATATTGTTAAGTGAATCTTTTTGCATGATCCCATTCCTAAAAAAGTTCGGTATGTTCGCGATCGTCTGTAGAGACTACTGTCTGTACAACCTGCCTACGCGTGATGTTTACACCATAACACGAACCGTAAAGATTTCAATCCACTCAGTGTAAATAAAAAGTTACCACTCTAAATATTGCCAGAGAAACGATATCTGTCTGCCCTATCACTTCCCGACGCAACCATGCTAATCCCTGACGTGAATAGTGATAGAATCACACCAACAAGGGGGAAGAATGCTGAAAGCCATAATCATCGATGACGAACAGCTGGCACGTGAAGAACTCAGCCTGCTACTGGAAAATGAGTCTGATATCACCATCATTGCACAATGCAGCAATGCTCTGGAGGCGATACCAGCTATCCATCGGCTACAACCGGATGTGATTTTTCTGGATATACAGATGCCAAAGGTCAGCGGATTAGAGCTGGTTGCCATGTTGGATCCAGAAAATATGCCTTATGTCGTCTTCGTGACAGCTTATGATGAGTACGCGGTGAGGGCATTTGAAGAGCATGCTTTTGACTATTTGCTTAAACCACTAGATGCACAGCGGCTGAGTAAAACGCTAAATCGTTTACGTCGTGGTGTGAGTGTAAATAAAAACGTACAGATAATTTCAGAGCCCTTGCTGCGCCATATTCCCTGTAACGGACACAATCGTATTTTTTTG includes these proteins:
- the btsR gene encoding two-component system response regulator BtsR; amino-acid sequence: MLKAIIIDDEQLAREELSLLLENESDITIIAQCSNALEAIPAIHRLQPDVIFLDIQMPKVSGLELVAMLDPENMPYVVFVTAYDEYAVRAFEEHAFDYLLKPLDAQRLSKTLNRLRRGVSVNKNVQIISEPLLRHIPCNGHNRIFLLKIEEVEYLCSELSGVHVVGVSQSGYTQLSLKTLEEKTPFVRCHRQYMVNTEQLKEIQLMENGAAEVLTHTGKHIPVSRRYLKLLKEKLGIA
- a CDS encoding 3-deoxy-7-phosphoheptulonate synthase — translated: MQKDSLNNINISAEQVLITPDELKAKFPLNDAEQRDIAQARATIADIIHGRDDRLLIVCGPCSIHDTDAALEYARRLQSLATELNDRLYIVMRVYFEKPRTTVGWKGLINDPFMDGSFDVESGLHIARGLLLELVNMGLPLATEALDPNSPQYLGDLFSWSAIGARTTESQTHREMASGLSMPVGFKNGTDGSLGTAINAMRAAAMPHRFVGINQTGQVCLLQTQGNIDGHVILRGGKKPNYSAQDVAECEKQMQEAGLRPALMIDCSHGNSNKDYRRQPLVVESAIEQIKAGNRSIIGLMLESHLNEGSQSSEQPRSDMRYGVSVTDACISWESTEALLRSVHQELSAARVKHSGE